attcataaggtttctctccagtgtgaatcctcTGGTGCTGAGTAAGGTGTGAGTACCATTTGAAGACTTTCCAACAGTCACTGCATTCATAAGTTTTCTcgccagtgtgaattctctgatgtacaatgaGTTGAGATCTTTGGCTGAAGACTTTCCcacattctttacatttataACTTCTCTCTCCAGCATGAATTCTCTGGTGCTGAGTACACTGGGAACTCTGTGTGAacgcctttccacattcattacattcgtAAGGTTTCTCTCcggtgtggattctctgatgctgAGTAAGTCCTGTGGTCCAtctgaaagctttcccacattctttacattcataaggtttctctccagtatgaattctctggtgtCCAACCAGGTGTGAGCGCTGGCTAAAGGTCTTCCCGCATTCATTACATCTGTAAGTTCTCACCGCTGTAAGAATTCTACAATGTGTAGCAAGTTCTAAGCCTCTAGGCGAAGCTTTCCCATATCTGTCACATTTATAGGATTTCTCTGTAGGAAGAATTCTGTGAGAAGTAATGGGagaattttagttaaaaaaaagtacCCACATCCATTATATAGTTTCTTTTAATGACATCATATGATAACAAATAGGGCATTATAATTTAAATCTTTCACGCATGCATTACCTTGGATATTACTTCCTGAAATAGATTCTGTTACTTTTACATAGGTCTATATAGACTCTGAAACTCCTGCTCTGGGGAAACACATTTATGGGAGAACTCTTTTCtacaatgtggatcaaagaaaaagacttgGCCCTAGATGGAAAATTAAGctaagtttctttctttcatggCCTCTCCCTTTATTAGGAAATTTCCTAGGAATATTTCTAGTTACCTAGATTGGATCTCTTCATCACGGTAGTTCCTTTTTAACCTGACATTAAGTTTTGAAGCTTTCTTCTGCTTGGAGAAACAGCAATGATCCTTTGTGAACTGTTCAGATGATTCTTCTGAAGAAGTGACAAGCTTAGAAAATGACTTCTTGGGTTCAGGAATAATCTCTGAATCTGTGGGAAGGAAagtaccaaaaaaatcaaaacccttTTACCTTGACCAGGTAAAGGGCCATTTGCTGCTTATTTAGTTTCgtcttctttctcctccatcaAGAAATTATTGTCAAAGGCATAggttaaaaaagacaaataagacaGCACCTTTTGTTTATCAtatcatttgtaatttttaaatatggttgtaatattttgtattatagtttTAGTAATGCATTAATATTTCTTCCAATTTATAATGTGCGTGAAAGGCTGATAAAAGTTCTTATAGGCCAAAGCAAAACAAAGGGTTTCTATATTGTGAAAGTGTTAAATAGGCTACTGGCATTAGGTAACTTAATCTGGAATTTCAGATCCAGTAAGAACACCTACATCATTGAAAATAAAacttcttctgttctttttttaacctctttccaAAAACCATTACCCATAAACTCTAATGAGTTTCATTTCAAGCTTTTTGAAAACAGTGCCATGAAAACTTTgtagataatagaaaaaaagtaaaggtttattttgaaaacattcgGGCTACTTTACTTAAGCTAAACTAATTATGAAATTTACATGCATTTGCATTCTTATTACTGCACAAAAGGTTTATGATTTATACATTTTGTCAATATGATAAAGATTTGAAAATGAGCATACATATTATTCTTATAATATTATATGacatatagtaataataaatcaCTAAGGAAAATGCATTATATTGATTAGTATATAGTACATATGCTCAAGCATCAGTTTGAGGTTCAATACTCTTAGGTTATTTTAATACAGTGAAATGCACATCCTCTATTCTCCCCATATTTAGTAAAGATAGAACtttttccaagaagaaatagGGCAAACTGGAAAGCTTATGAAATAAATGATTGGATTTTCTAAGTAAGCCATCATATCTTTTACTAAGAATAATGTCTTTATTTGTTAATGATTAGCAGATGTCCTTTCTTCCCCTCACAGTTTACTAACACAGCTATAGCTAATATTTTCAGCACTTTGTCaaataattagaaaggaaatactTTTACTTCATTTCCTGTACAAACTGGGAAAGGTTTCAATATTCCTCTTTGAGAAGACTGCTGGCTCTTAGTTTTAGATACATATTTTTGATCatatttaagaatgaaaattCCATTCTTATGCTTGGAGGGGAAGAGAGGTTtcatatagtttattttattttcaatgtcaAGTAATGTCATTGTCTGgtcttttttccattattttcttgatGCTGAAGAATCCTTGCATCTCTGATATAAATTCAACTTGATTATAATAATCATTAAAGAAACTAATCGAGAAGATTAAAAACTCCAACAAAATAGAACccaaaataaacacacaaaaataatcGGCAGTTCTGTATGTcactaacaacaaaaacaagaaagggaaatgaaagagagaTCCAAATAATTAGAATAAGTACAAATTATCTGAGGAAAAGCTTAAGATAAAAAAGCAAATCTAACCTCTCTGAAATGAGACCAATGATGGGAATATAGCCATGAGATGCAGATCTTATTTAAAAGAGGTGAGAGAGGTCAAACAGGGAACGGGGTCTCCGTGTGTATTAAGAGAACTAACTACTGTAAAGTAGGTGCTATCACCCTCAGACAGACAGCAGTGGGGTTactctcagggtcacacaagtgcTGGATCTGAACTTGCCCTCCTGGCTCTACGCCTGGCTCTCTGTCCCATGTATTTGCCGCCTCATAAAAGGAAATCCAGGAGAACTCGGAAGCATTTGGAAGATCAATGGAAAGAGAACACCTGAAATAACCTAGACaagtgagacagagaaaaggCCTGGCTCAGTTGTGTGACCTCCTCCCCCTGGGGGGAGTCTGGCCACGAATGCTGGACAGGTGCCCATCTCCTTCTctggctcactttacagatgaggaaactgaggcaaacaggagcaGGTGACCTGTCTAGGGTCCCACCGCTAGTGGTCCACAGCCTATGGCAGCCCCTAGCTGCCTGGCAGCACTGTATTCTGAAGTTCTCTCAGCTCAAAGACCGGAGGTTCATCCTTGGGTTTGTCTAAGAGATGGTTCATCCTTCAAAAAGGAGATAAAGGGGATGAGGAGCCCAtttctgtgcattaaaaaaatgatgggaaattttattttggacACAGTCTCACGAAACAGGAAGACCTGGTTCCTGGGGTGGACATAACGGGGAGCAGCAGGCAAGAGACAACTTCTGGCCCAGACTCTGACAGAAAGGGTGAAAGAACCTGTGAGCCTTCTGTGCAAGAAGCACAATTACGTGAGGGAAATCAGCCCTTTTAGCTGTCTAGGCAATGAAGACCTGAGAGGGTGAAAGCAAGGGCAGGCAATCCCAGATGACCACAGGCCTGTGTGCCTGCAGCGGGGCAAGGATGACTGCCCAGAGAAGAATCAATCCATTGGTTCCTTCACAACCACCAGAAGTATGTGATCCTCGGAGACTTGTCAGGGGCACCAAGAGGTTTGTTCAAGTCCACAATTACCCACGAGTCACAAGCAGTTCTTGAACTCTGGTCTCCCTGAACCCAGGTCTAGGTTCTATCCAGAGAAAAGCAAGAACTGAAAAACATGAAATAACATGGATATTTTGTCCTTGTTTGGAACCGATtctcttttgaattatttcttcctttttggtaTTGTTATGTAGAAATGCTACTATAGATGAATTTGTTTTGTATCTTGCTATTTGGTGaagttaaaatctttccttgagttcctttcttgatttcctcagattttttttttaaataaaccatTATGCCATTAGCAAATATGCAGAAATGAATCCCTCTTTGCCTGTGTTTTTGCTtagtatttctttccctttccttcttcttattAGCAGGTCTAGAACTATGTTGAGTAATATCAAAGAAAGGAGCATTCTGGCTTTACTTACGAACTTACTGGGAAAAGGCCTAGTCTTTCCCCATTGCACATAAAGCTAGGTTTAGCATTAGCAACTTATTTTtaaccacattttaaaattaaaaaggttctttTACGTCTTACCTGAaggatttttttggaggggaggtaGAGGCATAAATGACAGCAACTGGGAGGTTATTAAGGTCATTGGAAGGTCAAACTGAACACATCACTATTTTATAGAATGTTCTTAATGCCTAATCTTGCCTCCAACTTCATAATGTGTCACAAACGTGATGACAAAATCGTTTTTGTATGTCTTCCCCCAACCTGCACTCGGTGTTCTTCAACAGGCTTTTCCCACTGCTTTTCTGGTTTCTTGCcctgttaagattttttttccacataaCAAAGCTCCCCCAACTCTactttttatctctatttcttgTGAATAAAGTAAATGCCTCCACAGCTCCACTGCAGTCATGGTCTTATTCCACAGGCTGAAAGGCCCTGAAGATCAGCTCTGCCTCTTGATGTTGGAACATCTGGTCATTTTACTGACTGCCCAGGCATCCCACGTGCTGACACCGGGTACCATTGGTTTGAGAAAGGATTCCACTCTGGGATGCTGTTTGTCTCGTGAGCTTTTGGATCGCTACAGCAGCAATTCATCTTCCCATAGTCCAGAATTTCTCGCTTTTCAGTTCTCTATTCTCGATGGTGAGTTTATTCAGCCTTTACTCCCTTTGTTACTATTTTCTTCACAGGCGAGCATCCGTTTATTAGCTCTTAGAGAACCACGCCCACCCacctttcttatttttaagttgttttcccCACTTACCTCGACTTACCAACTACCTTCCCTTTATTCCGGATATACCTCCTCCTtgggtccttttcttctttcagatcgAAGCTTGTTTGTCCTTCTTTAGTTCAAATCCACCCCCTTCAAGTTCTCCCAAATTTGTGCTTCCCCAATTCAGTCCCTGTTCTTCTGTACAACTCCCAAGCCTCCCGAGTCATCTGCATAGCTCCCTGCTCCTTACTCAGGTTCACACATTCATCCTCCTGCCCCACAGGTTTCTCCTGAAACCTGAAGTCAAAAGCCACCCAGGGACCCAGAGCCAGGCCCTCAAACGTGGAGATGGAGAAAGCAGAGTCAGAGCACAAACAATAAGTGGGACTAGGAAAAACAACCACAGCAACAAATCTTAACGTCCAGAAGAAAGAACAGGGCTCCCCAAAGAGCCCTTTGGCTATTATTGTTTGAGGGATACACACAtgtgaggagaggaaggggagggcaGGGAAGGGGGGCCATGATCAGTCCTAACTGAGGCACAATCGGGGGGGATGGGTCAGAAGGAGGCTGTCCTGCAGGGAAGAGGCGGCTCTGGGAAGGCCTCAGGCCTGGGAAGCTCTCAGCCTCCCCCCCCAATGACCAGCTGCTGGTCAGCATGACTCACCTGCACAGCGGCCCCGGGAGACAGCTTCCCTTCTCTCCAACTGGCAGATCACATCTGGCTTGGACATGGCCAGGCCTGTGCATTACAAAGACCTGGTCAGAGAACCCCCCAAAGCGCTGGATCCTGGTCCCTTCCCCTTCAGGGAAACACGCATGCAGCAATGGGCCCCGTGACTACAGAGGCTGTTCTAGATCTCTCCCCGAGGCAGGGGGCAATGGGCCCCTGGGACCACGGAGGCTGTTCTAGATCTCTCCCCGAGACAGGGGGCAATGGGCCCGTGGGGCCCCGGAGGCTGTTCTAGATCTCTCCCCGAGGCAGGGGGCAATGGCCCCTGTGGACCTCAGAGGCTGTTCTAGATCTCTCCCCGAGGCAGGGGGCAATGGCCCCCATGGGGCCCCGGAGGCTGTTCTAGATCTCTCCCCGAGGCAGGGGGCAATGGCCCCCGTGGGGCCCCGGGGACCTCGGAGGCTGTTCTAGATCTCTCCCCGAGACAGGGGGCAATGGCCCTCGTGGGGCCCCAGGACCTCGGAGGCTGTTCTAGATCTCTCCCCGAGGCAGGGGGCAATGGCCCCCGTGGGGCCTCGGAGACTGTTCTAGATCTCTCCCCGAGGCAGGGAGCAATGGCCCCGTGGGGCCCCGGGACCTCAGAGGCTGTTCTAGATCTCTCCCGGAGGCAGGGGGCAATGGCCCCCATGGGGTCCCGGGACCTCAGAGGCTGTTCTAGATCTCTCCCGGAGGCAGGGGGCAATGGCCCCCGTGGGGCCCCGGAGGCTGTTCTAGATCTCTCCCCGAGGCAGGGGGCAATGGCCCCGTGGGGCCCCGGGACCTAAGAGGCTGTTCTAGATCTCTCCCGGAGGCAGGGGGCAATGGGCCCCGTGGGGCCCCGGGACCTCAGAGGCTGTTCTAGATCTCTCCCCGAGGCAGGGGGCAATGGGCCCCGTGGACCTCAGAGGCTGTTCTAGATCTCTCCCCCAGGCAGGGGGCAATGGCCCCGTGGGGCCCCGGGACCTCAGAGGCTGTTCTAGATCTCTCCCCGAGGCAGGGGGCAATGGGCCCCGTGGACCTCAGAGGCTGTTCTAGATCTCTCCCCCAGGCAGGGGGCAATGGCCCCCGTGGGGCCCCGGGACCTCAGAGGCTGTTCTAGATCTCTCCCGGAGGCAGGGGGCAATGGCCCCGTGGGGCCCCGGGACCTCAGAGGCTGTTCTAGATCTCTCCCGGAGGCAGGAGGCAATGGCCCCGTGGGGCCCCGGAGGCTGTTCTAGATCTCTCCCCGCGGCAGGGGGCAATGGCCCCGTGGGGCCCCGGGACCTCAGAGGCTGTTCTAGATCTCTCCCGGAGGCAGGGGGCAATGGCCCCCGTGGGGTCCCGGAGGCTGTTCTAGATCTCTCCCCGAGGCAGGGGGCAATGGCCCCGTGGGGCCCCGGAGGCTGTTCTAGATCTCTCCCCGAGGCAGGGGGCAATGGCCCCGTGGGGCCCCGGGACCTCAGAGGCTGTTCTAGATCTCTCCCCGAGGCAGGGGGCAATGCCCCGTGGGGCCCCGGGACCTCAGAGGTTGTTCTAGATCTCTCCCCGAGGCAGGGGGCAATGGGCCCCGTGGGGCCCCGGAGGCTGTTCTAGATCTCTCCCCAAGGCAGGGGGCAATGGCCCCGGGACCTCAGAGGCTGTTCTAGATCTCTCCCCGAGGCAGGGGGCAATGGCCCCGTGGGGCCCCGGGACCTCAGAGGCTGTTCTAGATCTCTCCCCGAGGCAGGGGGCAATGGGCCCATGGGACCCCGGAGGTTGTTCTAGATCTCTCCCCGAGGCAGGGGGCAATGGCCCCCATGGACCTCAGAGGCTGTTCTAGATTTCTCCCCGAGGCAGGGGGCAATGGCCCCCATGGGGCCCCGGGACCTCAGAGGCTGTTCTAGATCTCTCCTGGAGGCAGGGGGCAATGGGCCCCGGGACCTCGGAGGCTGTTCTAGATCTCTCCCGGAGGCAGGGGGCAATGGCCCCGTGGGGCCCCAGGACCTCAGAGGCTGTTCTAGATCTCTCCCGGAGGCAGGGGGCAATGGCCCCCGTGGGGCCCCGGAGGCTGTTCTAGATCTCTCCCCGAGGCAGGGGGCAATGGCCCCGTGGGGCCCCGGGACCTCAGAGGCTGTTCTAGATCTCTCCTGGAGGCAGGGGGCAATGGCCCCGTGGGGCCCCGGGACCTCAGAGGCTGTTCTAGATCTCT
This sequence is a window from Sminthopsis crassicaudata isolate SCR6 chromosome 1, ASM4859323v1, whole genome shotgun sequence. Protein-coding genes within it:
- the LOC141550725 gene encoding uncharacterized protein LOC141550725 isoform X2 — encoded protein: MAPGPAAAAVLQGSVTFQDVAVHFSREEWGRLSPSQKQLYREVTLENYGNLLCLGLAMSKPDVICQLERREAVSRGRCADSEIIPEPKKSFSKLVTSSEESSEQFTKDHCCFSKQKKASKLNVRLKRNYRDEEIQSRILPTEKSYKCDRYGKASPRGLELATHCRILTAVRTYRCNECGKTFSQRSHLVGHQRIHTGEKPYECKECGKAFRWTTGLTQHQRIHTGEKPYECNECGKAFTQSSQCTQHQRIHAGERSYKCKECGKVFSQRSQLIVHQRIHTGEKTYECSDCWKVFKWYSHLTQHQRIHTGEKPYECDECGKAFSFRAGLTVHQRVHTGEKPYKCDECGKAFRQSSHFNVHQTIHTRVKSYECKECGKTFRWKSELVLHQRIHIGEKPYECNKCGDVFSQRSKLTLHQRIHSREKCFLKNPKN
- the LOC141550725 gene encoding uncharacterized protein LOC141550725 isoform X3; translation: MSKPDVICQLERREAVSRGRCADSEIIPEPKKSFSKLVTSSEESSEQFTKDHCCFSKQKKASKLNVRLKRNYRDEEIQSRILPTEKSYKCDRYGKASPRGLELATHCRILTAVRTYRCNECGKTFSQRSHLVGHQRIHTGEKPYECKECGKAFRWTTGLTQHQRIHTGEKPYECNECGKAFTQSSQCTQHQRIHAGERSYKCKECGKVFSQRSQLIVHQRIHTGEKTYECSDCWKVFKWYSHLTQHQRIHTGEKPYECDECGKAFSFRAGLTVHQRVHTGEKPYKCDECGKAFRQSSHFNVHQTIHTRVKSYECKECGKTFRWKSELVLHQRIHIGEKPYECNKCGDVFSQRSKLTLHQRIHSREKCFLKNPKN
- the LOC141550725 gene encoding uncharacterized protein LOC141550725 isoform X1, with the protein product MGALEHCPPKEPRKYSFPSGSAPSEASRPGGTTCWFFQGSVTFQDVAVHFSREEWGRLSPSQKQLYREVTLENYGNLLCLGLAMSKPDVICQLERREAVSRGRCADSEIIPEPKKSFSKLVTSSEESSEQFTKDHCCFSKQKKASKLNVRLKRNYRDEEIQSRILPTEKSYKCDRYGKASPRGLELATHCRILTAVRTYRCNECGKTFSQRSHLVGHQRIHTGEKPYECKECGKAFRWTTGLTQHQRIHTGEKPYECNECGKAFTQSSQCTQHQRIHAGERSYKCKECGKVFSQRSQLIVHQRIHTGEKTYECSDCWKVFKWYSHLTQHQRIHTGEKPYECDECGKAFSFRAGLTVHQRVHTGEKPYKCDECGKAFRQSSHFNVHQTIHTRVKSYECKECGKTFRWKSELVLHQRIHIGEKPYECNKCGDVFSQRSKLTLHQRIHSREKCFLKNPKN